The Desulfosoma caldarium genome has a window encoding:
- a CDS encoding DUF2914 domain-containing protein — MRGGISVDRSVADIIPKKTSPPGQARQRPLLFALARMGLVVSLLFFGLVSAQAQEKSMPASGATAGVELSRAGICEALENLNPVNTASVFSVTQGQIYCFTEFGTVRSQTVIHHRWYHRDALTTQIRLKLYPPRWTTYSVLKLREVDKGPWKVEITDAEGRVLSVLRFSIVD; from the coding sequence ATGCGTGGGGGCATTTCCGTCGACCGTTCGGTCGCCGACATCATCCCGAAGAAAACCTCTCCTCCCGGCCAGGCTCGGCAACGGCCCTTGTTGTTCGCTTTGGCACGGATGGGTCTTGTTGTCTCCCTTCTTTTCTTTGGTCTCGTTTCAGCGCAGGCGCAGGAAAAGTCGATGCCCGCCTCGGGTGCAACGGCCGGCGTAGAGCTCAGTCGCGCCGGAATCTGCGAGGCCTTGGAAAACCTCAATCCGGTCAACACCGCATCGGTCTTTTCGGTCACCCAAGGGCAGATTTATTGCTTTACCGAATTCGGCACGGTGCGATCCCAGACAGTGATCCATCATCGTTGGTACCACCGGGATGCGCTTACCACGCAAATCCGACTGAAACTCTACCCTCCTCGATGGACAACCTACAGCGTGCTCAAGCTTCGAGAAGTGGACAAGGGCCCGTGGAAAGTGGAAATCACCGACGCCGAGGGGCGCGTTTTGAGTGTTCTTCGGTTTAGCATTGTGGATTGA
- a CDS encoding thermonuclease family protein codes for MAMGVLSRVAWAEQSGFLRFSEKAIAPKTGVVVKVLDGDTVVLKEGFTVRYLGVDAPEMDHTSRRHDCYALQAYERNRAMVLGRSVRLSYDRHLRDDYGRLLAYVTTADGLFVNAQLIREGLAYVFRGSEGFSKFDEFVALQRQAVRERRGLHGQCAVREETFYLGNTRSFIFHRPACAYGAKVHLRHRLEFATRWQALEKGFRPCRRCQP; via the coding sequence ATGGCGATGGGAGTCCTGTCTCGAGTCGCGTGGGCGGAACAATCTGGCTTTTTGCGCTTTTCAGAAAAGGCCATCGCCCCCAAGACGGGCGTGGTGGTCAAGGTGTTGGATGGGGACACGGTGGTGCTCAAAGAGGGTTTCACGGTGCGGTACCTGGGTGTGGATGCTCCCGAGATGGATCATACAAGTCGACGCCACGACTGTTACGCTCTCCAGGCCTATGAACGCAATAGGGCCATGGTCCTGGGGCGATCGGTCAGGCTTTCCTATGACAGGCATTTAAGGGACGATTATGGAAGATTGCTGGCCTATGTGACGACGGCCGACGGCCTTTTTGTGAACGCCCAGTTGATTCGAGAAGGCCTCGCCTATGTGTTTCGTGGATCTGAAGGATTTTCCAAGTTTGATGAGTTTGTCGCGCTGCAACGCCAAGCGGTTCGTGAACGCCGCGGTCTTCACGGACAGTGCGCGGTTCGCGAGGAAACCTTCTACCTGGGCAATACCCGGTCTTTCATTTTTCATCGCCCCGCGTGTGCCTACGGCGCCAAGGTTCACCTTCGCCACCGCTTAGAGTTTGCAACCCGATGGCAGGCGCTTGAAAAAGGTTTTCGCCCTTGTCGGCGATGCCAACCGTAA
- a CDS encoding TetR/AcrR family transcriptional regulator, which produces MAKAQPVWASVLKKTGSKANPQDLAHALSRGILKNDGQDAVEALVQTFEKVVAEWGQLPATSRPSASVLVRAFRCTAAQWGSSEPDLLERLLAVVLEHSAGDRSSRHTEGRNTRERILAAAQEVFSQKGFHQATMDEIAERADVGKGTLYRHFPSKENLFHQLVQIRLNELEAQAECVLDSEDDVLSMIEKYLSIYFDFFDRNQGLYRVMVHEHPDLDERLQDLYVEKIMRRIPHLKRKIREARLQNVLKDVNFQTVFHGAMGFIHGVIQRWLAQDCTYSLVKELPTVKEVLFYGFVKKPKTPEEDMSWTSTK; this is translated from the coding sequence ATGGCGAAGGCGCAGCCCGTGTGGGCCTCGGTTTTGAAAAAGACGGGATCCAAGGCCAACCCTCAGGATCTGGCGCACGCGTTGAGCCGCGGTATTCTCAAAAACGACGGCCAAGATGCGGTGGAGGCGCTGGTTCAGACTTTTGAGAAGGTTGTGGCGGAGTGGGGACAGCTTCCCGCAACGTCTCGGCCTTCTGCATCCGTCTTGGTGCGGGCGTTTCGCTGCACGGCCGCTCAGTGGGGATCATCAGAACCGGATCTTCTGGAAAGGCTTTTGGCCGTCGTGCTGGAACACTCTGCGGGCGATAGGAGCTCGCGGCACACCGAAGGACGCAACACGCGGGAGCGCATTCTGGCGGCGGCTCAGGAAGTCTTTTCGCAGAAAGGCTTTCACCAGGCGACCATGGACGAAATCGCCGAGCGGGCCGACGTGGGCAAGGGAACCCTGTATCGACATTTTCCCAGCAAGGAAAACCTCTTTCATCAGTTGGTGCAAATTCGTCTCAATGAACTGGAAGCCCAGGCAGAATGCGTCTTGGACAGCGAAGACGACGTGCTGTCCATGATCGAGAAGTACCTTTCCATCTACTTTGACTTCTTTGACCGAAACCAGGGGCTGTACCGGGTCATGGTCCATGAGCATCCGGATTTGGACGAGCGGCTTCAGGACCTCTACGTGGAAAAGATCATGCGGCGAATTCCTCACCTCAAGCGCAAAATCCGTGAAGCTCGCCTGCAAAATGTCTTAAAGGACGTGAATTTTCAGACCGTGTTTCACGGCGCCATGGGGTTCATTCACGGGGTTATTCAACGATGGTTGGCCCAGGACTGCACATATTCTCTGGTCAAGGAACTACCGACAGTCAAGGAAGTGCTTTTCTATGGATTCGTGAAAAAACCCAAAACACCTGAGGAGGACATGTCATGGACGTCAACGAAATGA
- a CDS encoding NUDIX hydrolase gives MSDRQYPDRPLVGVGAVVFLEGDVLLVRRGREPAYGLWSLPGGLVKLGESLDAAVRREVLEETGLQVKVVDVVACLDRVFRDTAGRIAYHYVLVDFLCEPLSGHIQPGSDVLDCAYFAPHKLHQVPITPGAAEVIQKADRARSRLGFSIYDPLL, from the coding sequence ATGAGCGATCGACAGTATCCGGATCGACCTTTGGTGGGTGTGGGAGCGGTGGTTTTTCTTGAAGGCGACGTGTTGCTGGTGCGCCGCGGTCGGGAGCCGGCCTACGGATTGTGGTCGTTGCCGGGAGGTCTGGTCAAGTTGGGTGAAAGCCTTGATGCGGCCGTGCGAAGGGAGGTTTTAGAAGAAACGGGCCTTCAGGTCAAAGTCGTGGATGTGGTGGCGTGCCTGGACCGGGTCTTTCGGGACACGGCCGGGCGCATCGCTTACCACTATGTCCTGGTGGATTTTTTGTGTGAACCCTTAAGCGGCCATATTCAGCCGGGAAGCGACGTCCTGGACTGCGCTTACTTTGCCCCGCATAAACTCCATCAGGTGCCGATCACCCCAGGTGCCGCCGAAGTGATTCAAAAGGCGGACCGAGCCCGGTCCCGCCTCGGCTTTTCCATCTACGATCCACTCCTTTGA
- a CDS encoding adenylate/guanylate cyclase domain-containing protein produces the protein MPLDVPTDMGRSKKLSALWIGYLGWVLATATIVFLKKLGYSDIATHQIGIFIAGATLAHGLGLAMVHLGWDTRFRFDPHFVLIPNWFFFAPVAAYGFYAVGTARDLMLIGWLMGLFFLAGHVRFRCVLLTACYYMFLYLVLLVVMSRLHGHAPNYLRELVRIGAFLTVCIFLAVLLDRFASQKTHLKESIGQLREKDREIMKLNERLALFVSDPLVKHLSKDEGRTLFEHRRKKITVFFSDICRFSTITDTMEPEETAEQLNEYFREMIPLVLHHKGTLDKLMGDGMMVLFGAPDDMDPAEGAYRCLQMATAMRDKLRALNHRWSQKGYPHALRVRMGVHTGLSVVGTFGSKHWIHYTAIGSQVNVAARLQQIAEPDQILISRATYTLVAEKVQARDLGVMPLKGLHQPVHVYECVDLHADQQPQRILDEGPGYFVWVQWNTTDPSTLKALAHRLASLAETKKESEK, from the coding sequence ATGCCGCTGGACGTCCCCACAGACATGGGGCGGTCGAAAAAACTGAGCGCCCTGTGGATCGGCTACCTTGGCTGGGTGCTCGCAACCGCCACTATTGTTTTTCTTAAAAAACTCGGCTACAGCGACATTGCAACACATCAAATCGGCATCTTCATTGCCGGGGCCACCCTCGCGCATGGCCTCGGCCTGGCCATGGTCCACTTGGGATGGGACACCCGCTTTCGCTTCGACCCTCACTTCGTCCTCATTCCCAACTGGTTCTTTTTCGCTCCGGTAGCCGCCTATGGGTTTTACGCCGTCGGCACGGCCCGTGACCTCATGCTCATAGGCTGGCTCATGGGCCTTTTCTTCCTCGCCGGCCACGTGCGCTTTCGATGCGTGCTGCTGACCGCCTGTTACTACATGTTCCTCTACCTTGTGCTGCTCGTCGTGATGAGTCGCTTGCACGGGCACGCCCCAAACTACCTTCGAGAACTCGTGCGCATCGGAGCCTTTTTGACGGTCTGCATCTTTTTGGCCGTGCTTTTGGATCGATTTGCTTCCCAAAAGACCCATCTCAAAGAGTCCATCGGCCAGCTGAGGGAAAAAGATCGGGAAATCATGAAACTCAATGAAAGGCTTGCCCTGTTTGTGAGCGATCCTTTGGTGAAACACCTCTCCAAGGACGAAGGGCGGACCCTGTTCGAACACCGTCGCAAGAAAATCACCGTCTTTTTTTCGGACATCTGTCGCTTCAGCACCATCACGGACACCATGGAACCGGAAGAAACCGCCGAACAGCTGAACGAATACTTTCGCGAAATGATTCCTCTCGTTCTTCACCACAAGGGTACGCTGGACAAGCTCATGGGAGACGGTATGATGGTGCTCTTTGGCGCGCCCGATGACATGGACCCCGCGGAAGGGGCGTACCGTTGTCTTCAAATGGCCACGGCTATGCGCGACAAACTCAGAGCGCTGAACCACCGATGGTCTCAGAAAGGCTACCCTCACGCCCTGCGAGTGCGTATGGGGGTCCATACGGGACTTAGTGTGGTGGGAACTTTCGGCTCGAAACACTGGATTCACTATACGGCCATCGGGTCCCAGGTCAACGTGGCGGCCAGACTGCAGCAAATCGCCGAACCCGATCAGATTTTGATCAGTCGAGCCACCTACACTCTGGTGGCCGAAAAGGTTCAGGCTCGAGACTTGGGCGTCATGCCCCTCAAGGGCCTCCACCAACCGGTTCACGTCTACGAATGCGTTGATCTTCATGCCGACCAGCAACCGCAAAGAATTTTGGACGAGGGACCTGGTTACTTTGTTTGGGTCCAATGGAATACCACAGATCCATCCACACTGAAGGCATTGGCCCATCGGTTGGCGTCGCTGGCGGAAACAAAAAAGGAATCTGAAAAATAA
- a CDS encoding indolepyruvate oxidoreductase subunit beta — MVKTQDIARFEGVRLFFTGVGGQGTLLATRLVGEAALAAGLHASMSEIHGMAQRGGIVESSVVLGNIQAPIVGEGQADVLVAFEPLEALRAINRCHAQTQAVVNLAPIVPFTVAAGQGRYPDIARAVAMLQEKLAKVVALDAEALARQAGSVKATNMVIMGAVAAMQVLPMSKETWDACLQRIFPPKLYELNQKAFNMGYEKGHP; from the coding sequence GTGGTGAAGACGCAGGACATCGCGCGCTTTGAAGGCGTGCGCCTTTTCTTTACGGGTGTGGGTGGACAAGGAACCCTGCTGGCGACCAGGCTGGTCGGTGAAGCGGCTTTGGCTGCAGGGTTGCACGCATCCATGAGCGAAATTCACGGCATGGCGCAACGGGGCGGTATCGTGGAATCTTCCGTGGTGCTGGGGAATATTCAGGCCCCCATCGTGGGGGAAGGCCAAGCCGATGTGCTGGTGGCCTTTGAACCCCTGGAAGCCCTAAGGGCCATCAACCGATGCCATGCCCAGACCCAAGCCGTCGTGAATCTGGCGCCCATCGTACCTTTTACCGTCGCCGCCGGCCAAGGGCGCTATCCCGACATAGCCCGTGCCGTCGCGATGCTGCAAGAGAAGCTGGCTAAGGTGGTCGCTCTGGACGCGGAAGCCTTGGCCCGACAGGCAGGCTCCGTTAAGGCGACCAACATGGTCATCATGGGCGCCGTGGCGGCCATGCAAGTGCTCCCCATGAGCAAAGAAACGTGGGATGCCTGCCTTCAGCGCATCTTCCCCCCCAAACTTTATGAGCTCAACCAAAAAGCCTTCAATATGGGCTATGAAAAAGGCCACCCGTAA
- the iorA gene encoding indolepyruvate ferredoxin oxidoreductase subunit alpha encodes MHELLSGTRGEKKFLLGNEAIIRGALESGVRFVAAYPGTPSSEIIDGFAALGPEIGAEVEYSVNEKVSVESACAAAQCGVRSLVSMKHVGLNVASDAFMTLAYVGVKAGMVIVSADDPSLHSSQNEQDNRYYAKMAGVPMLEPATPQEAKDMMVAGYEMSEKFGIPVVLRTTTRVNHCRAPVVLGEVVERKLEGSFTKDPFNLVVVPMVGRKLHLKLLEKLAQIKELSETSPFNTEEGTGAWGIVSSGVSALYVKDALRELGLQDRVRLLKLGMTHPFPEGLVADFLGRVEAVLVVEELEPFLEEAVRVVAQKCGFQGKIAGKEFVPRAFELDTVKVKEAVAGFFGVIHHRPQIFAVPEDLPARPPNLCPGCPHRATFFSVKKVFGEEAVYPTDIGCYTLGLLPPLQMADFLICMGSSVSTAGGFSRVLQRPVVAFIGDSTFFHSGITGLINAVSHNRNLLLVILDNSTTAMTGHQPHPGVWLTREGKGQPRVDLETLVRGCGVQKLAVVNPLHVKKTQQVLQEMKAGLKDGGVSVLISRSPCPLFERRMLGIKQKVVFQATGDCRPCLDDLAQLGCSAFVWSQDESGEACVQINEVLCGGCAVCAQLCQAIKPKKLEA; translated from the coding sequence ATGCATGAGCTGCTGAGCGGGACTCGAGGTGAAAAGAAATTTCTTTTGGGCAACGAGGCCATCATTCGCGGTGCTTTGGAATCCGGCGTGCGTTTCGTAGCCGCCTATCCGGGAACGCCGTCGTCGGAAATTATCGACGGTTTCGCCGCCTTGGGTCCGGAGATTGGCGCCGAAGTAGAATATTCGGTCAATGAAAAGGTGTCGGTGGAATCCGCCTGCGCGGCCGCTCAGTGCGGCGTGCGAAGTCTGGTGTCCATGAAACATGTGGGACTCAACGTGGCTTCCGATGCCTTCATGACCTTGGCCTACGTGGGGGTCAAAGCGGGAATGGTCATTGTTTCTGCGGACGATCCGTCCTTGCATTCCAGTCAGAACGAGCAAGACAACCGCTACTACGCGAAGATGGCTGGCGTGCCCATGTTGGAGCCGGCCACACCTCAAGAGGCCAAAGATATGATGGTGGCCGGATATGAGATGTCGGAAAAATTTGGCATTCCCGTAGTGTTGCGGACCACGACTCGAGTTAACCACTGTCGAGCCCCCGTCGTGCTGGGGGAAGTGGTGGAAAGGAAACTGGAAGGCTCATTTACCAAGGACCCCTTCAATCTCGTGGTGGTTCCCATGGTGGGCCGAAAGCTTCACCTCAAACTTCTCGAAAAATTGGCCCAGATTAAGGAACTCTCAGAAACGAGCCCGTTCAATACCGAGGAAGGCACGGGGGCCTGGGGCATTGTCAGCAGCGGTGTTTCAGCCCTTTACGTTAAGGACGCGTTACGCGAATTGGGACTTCAGGACCGGGTGCGCCTTCTGAAACTGGGCATGACGCATCCCTTTCCCGAAGGGCTCGTGGCGGATTTTCTCGGGCGCGTGGAGGCGGTGCTGGTCGTGGAAGAACTGGAACCGTTCCTAGAAGAGGCAGTACGGGTGGTCGCGCAAAAGTGCGGATTCCAGGGAAAAATTGCGGGAAAAGAATTTGTGCCCAGGGCATTTGAGCTGGATACGGTGAAGGTTAAGGAAGCGGTGGCGGGATTTTTTGGAGTTATTCACCACCGCCCCCAGATTTTTGCCGTGCCTGAGGATTTGCCGGCGCGTCCTCCCAACCTGTGTCCCGGGTGTCCGCATCGCGCCACTTTTTTCAGCGTCAAAAAGGTCTTTGGCGAGGAAGCGGTCTATCCGACGGATATCGGCTGCTACACCTTGGGGCTCCTGCCGCCTCTGCAGATGGCCGACTTCTTGATCTGTATGGGATCCAGCGTGTCCACCGCCGGAGGCTTTAGCCGTGTGCTGCAACGGCCTGTGGTGGCTTTTATCGGCGATTCCACCTTTTTTCACAGCGGCATCACGGGACTCATCAACGCGGTGAGCCACAACAGAAATCTTCTCTTGGTGATCCTGGATAATAGCACCACGGCCATGACGGGCCATCAGCCTCACCCCGGCGTGTGGCTCACCCGGGAAGGCAAAGGGCAGCCCAGGGTGGACTTGGAAACCTTAGTGCGGGGCTGTGGCGTGCAAAAGTTGGCCGTGGTCAATCCCTTGCACGTGAAAAAAACACAGCAGGTTCTTCAGGAAATGAAAGCCGGCCTGAAAGATGGTGGCGTTTCCGTGCTCATCAGCCGGTCCCCGTGCCCGCTCTTTGAGCGCCGCATGCTTGGCATCAAACAAAAGGTTGTCTTTCAGGCGACAGGCGATTGCCGTCCGTGCTTAGATGATTTGGCGCAGCTGGGATGTTCCGCCTTTGTGTGGTCCCAGGACGAGTCAGGGGAAGCCTGCGTCCAGATTAATGAAGTCCTGTGCGGAGGCTGCGCCGTGTGCGCTCAACTGTGCCAGGCCATCAAGCCGAAGAAACTGGAAGCTTAA
- the acpP gene encoding acyl carrier protein, whose product MDVNEMKAKVVDIIANQLGVEKDVITPQAHVIDDLGADSLDVVELIMALEEAFDVEIPDEEAEKIRTVQDIYDYIEKIQTA is encoded by the coding sequence ATGGACGTCAACGAAATGAAGGCGAAAGTGGTGGACATTATTGCCAATCAGCTGGGTGTGGAAAAGGACGTCATCACCCCGCAGGCGCACGTTATCGACGATCTCGGCGCCGATTCCTTGGACGTGGTAGAGCTCATCATGGCTCTTGAAGAAGCCTTTGATGTGGAAATTCCGGACGAAGAGGCGGAAAAAATACGTACCGTTCAGGATATTTACGACTACATCGAAAAAATTCAAACCGCCTGA
- a CDS encoding M20 family metallopeptidase, translating into MSSSGRPVIQPARLRRLLERLVNIYSPSGKEEDAIDFVYSFLKRYDVPVVRQPVDDHRSNLLVLPPDADIQLALIGHVDTISAYDLEDFGCDEENGELFGLGTADMKGGCAAMIEAYLAASAAASSPIPAALALVVGEEEEGDGARRLVRDYHFPWAIIGEPTDLKVSLVHYGYLEMQLVIRGKRMHASMANRSAHPAESLLHFLLRLLRYWEERWPEVIPNIRDLSSSSAGFVVPDYCEAWLDVHLPPALPMGEIIMELEQLTDSIREDNPHVIPSLRFTEIHSGYDIPERSPFVQKIRHILESHELPWSPVPFRSHSDANTLWTAGVKPILLGPGQLEKAHSPEESVSFDQVVAAAEIYADILISL; encoded by the coding sequence GTGAGCTCATCTGGACGCCCGGTGATTCAGCCGGCCCGATTGCGTCGCCTTCTGGAACGTTTGGTCAACATTTACAGCCCCTCGGGAAAGGAAGAAGACGCCATCGATTTTGTTTATTCCTTTCTCAAACGCTATGATGTGCCCGTTGTCCGCCAGCCGGTGGACGATCATCGGTCCAATCTACTGGTCCTGCCACCCGACGCCGATATTCAGCTGGCCCTCATCGGACACGTGGATACCATTTCGGCCTATGACCTGGAGGATTTCGGCTGTGACGAGGAAAACGGTGAACTTTTTGGCTTGGGCACTGCCGACATGAAGGGGGGCTGTGCCGCCATGATCGAGGCGTACCTGGCCGCTTCGGCTGCCGCCTCCTCCCCCATTCCCGCAGCCTTGGCCTTGGTGGTGGGAGAAGAGGAAGAAGGGGACGGCGCTCGACGGCTCGTTCGGGATTATCACTTTCCGTGGGCCATCATCGGGGAACCCACCGATCTTAAAGTTTCCCTGGTGCACTACGGGTACCTGGAAATGCAGCTGGTCATTCGCGGTAAGAGAATGCACGCGTCCATGGCCAACCGCTCCGCCCATCCGGCGGAAAGTCTTTTGCATTTCTTGCTGCGCCTTTTGCGGTACTGGGAAGAGCGCTGGCCGGAAGTCATTCCCAACATTCGCGATTTGAGCAGTTCTTCGGCGGGCTTTGTGGTCCCCGATTACTGCGAAGCCTGGCTTGACGTGCACCTTCCTCCGGCTTTGCCCATGGGCGAGATCATCATGGAGCTAGAACAGCTCACGGATTCCATTCGCGAAGACAACCCCCATGTGATCCCCAGCTTGCGTTTCACGGAAATTCATTCAGGCTATGACATTCCCGAACGCAGCCCTTTTGTGCAAAAGATTCGACATATTCTGGAAAGCCATGAGCTTCCGTGGTCTCCCGTGCCTTTTCGAAGCCACAGTGACGCCAACACCCTTTGGACCGCGGGCGTCAAACCCATTCTACTGGGGCCGGGGCAATTGGAAAAAGCCCATTCACCGGAAGAATCCGTGTCCTTTGATCAGGTAGTTGCGGCCGCGGAAATTTACGCCGACATCCTGATTTCTCTCTAA
- a CDS encoding diadenylate cyclase: MRSILLILSTIRWQDVVDILINSYILFRVYVLFRHTNAFRILAGIASLWVIQELAASLGLILTSWALQAITAAAAIIIIVVFRNEIRTALQARNLKNFLWGSPLEEKSSPVTVLVDTFFQMGKKRMGALVVFPGKEDLRELIHGGIPWDGRVSQEMLMSIFWPKNPVHDGAAIVEGNKVTEVGVLLPLSQRTDLPTFYGTRHRAAAGLAERSDALVVAVSEERGRVTAAKDGWIKPMAQPEELANILENHMGMDHRRDPEYRKKEMTKLGIAGVLSLFIITAIWLGFTRGRDTLMELNVPVEFVNRPAQLQILETSANKVHLQFHGSSAIVKSLRPEQITVRINLAKAVEGLNVYPITKENIQMPPGLFLNSVNPATLEVTLDVPATKIVPVQVDWVGKLPDNVVITDVQVIPSEVQVVGGKTLLAGIHTLYTTPVRVDTIVESGSLTAPLIITPASLKLADPSHERVEIRFTVAKRSEKKGPPEG, translated from the coding sequence ATGCGCTCCATCCTTCTCATCCTTTCGACCATTCGCTGGCAGGATGTGGTGGACATCCTGATCAACAGCTACATTCTGTTTCGAGTCTACGTCCTGTTTCGGCACACCAATGCATTTCGTATCCTGGCAGGCATCGCGTCCCTGTGGGTCATTCAAGAACTGGCCGCTTCCCTGGGCCTCATTCTTACCAGTTGGGCCCTTCAGGCCATCACGGCGGCGGCGGCGATCATCATTATCGTGGTATTTCGCAACGAAATTCGAACCGCCCTCCAAGCCCGTAACCTCAAGAATTTTCTTTGGGGCTCACCATTGGAAGAAAAGTCATCGCCGGTAACCGTGCTGGTGGACACCTTTTTTCAAATGGGCAAGAAGCGCATGGGAGCCCTCGTAGTCTTTCCCGGCAAGGAAGACCTTCGTGAACTCATTCATGGTGGCATTCCGTGGGACGGGCGGGTGTCTCAAGAAATGCTCATGAGCATCTTCTGGCCCAAGAATCCCGTGCATGACGGGGCGGCCATCGTGGAAGGGAACAAAGTGACGGAAGTGGGCGTTCTTTTGCCTCTGTCACAAAGAACAGATCTGCCCACCTTTTATGGCACGCGACACCGAGCCGCCGCAGGGCTTGCGGAACGCTCCGACGCCCTGGTCGTGGCGGTTTCTGAAGAACGCGGCCGGGTCACCGCCGCCAAGGATGGGTGGATCAAGCCGATGGCTCAGCCCGAAGAGCTGGCCAATATTTTGGAAAACCATATGGGCATGGACCATCGGCGCGACCCAGAGTATCGCAAGAAGGAAATGACCAAGCTAGGCATCGCCGGCGTGCTTTCCCTGTTCATCATCACCGCCATTTGGCTGGGATTCACTCGAGGTCGCGACACCCTCATGGAACTGAACGTTCCCGTGGAATTCGTCAACCGACCGGCCCAGCTTCAAATTCTGGAAACCTCCGCCAACAAGGTGCATCTCCAATTCCATGGATCCAGCGCCATCGTCAAATCGCTGCGCCCGGAACAGATCACTGTTCGCATCAATCTGGCCAAAGCCGTGGAAGGCCTCAATGTCTATCCCATCACCAAGGAAAACATTCAGATGCCTCCTGGTCTTTTTCTCAATAGCGTCAATCCGGCCACGTTGGAAGTGACCCTGGACGTTCCGGCCACCAAGATCGTTCCCGTGCAGGTGGACTGGGTCGGAAAACTTCCGGACAACGTTGTCATCACGGACGTACAGGTCATTCCTTCAGAAGTTCAAGTGGTGGGTGGGAAAACGCTGCTGGCAGGCATTCACACTTTATACACCACTCCTGTGCGCGTGGACACGATCGTCGAATCCGGTTCTCTCACCGCGCCTCTCATCATCACGCCGGCCTCCCTCAAACTGGCCGACCCTTCCCATGAACGCGTGGAAATTCGATTTACCGTCGCCAAACGCTCAGAAAAGAAAGGACCGCCGGAAGGCTGA
- a CDS encoding GNAT family N-acetyltransferase: MEKDIRQQPSTVSAPKKKRAPVTIRHMEIDDLAEVFHLGEELFTADRVPNLYRTWDPFEVVSFYVSDWDYCFVAEMDDSIVGFALGTTISKPRSAWKYAHLVWLGVRGDLRRSHVAERLFDHFKETVMEEGARILFVDSEAHNETALAFFKKMGFGNPREHIYLSLNLSERLKKARSDLRPSKKRQSAAPASSPPSP; this comes from the coding sequence ATGGAAAAAGACATTCGGCAACAGCCTTCGACCGTTTCCGCTCCCAAGAAAAAGCGGGCGCCGGTCACCATTCGTCACATGGAAATCGATGATTTGGCCGAAGTGTTTCACCTGGGCGAGGAGCTGTTTACGGCAGACCGAGTGCCCAACCTGTACCGCACGTGGGATCCCTTTGAGGTGGTGTCGTTTTATGTGAGCGACTGGGATTATTGTTTTGTGGCGGAAATGGACGACAGCATCGTGGGATTTGCCCTGGGAACAACCATTTCCAAGCCACGGTCGGCCTGGAAGTACGCACACTTGGTCTGGCTTGGCGTTCGAGGAGACCTGAGGCGCTCGCATGTGGCCGAGCGGCTTTTTGACCACTTCAAGGAAACGGTCATGGAAGAAGGCGCGCGCATTCTTTTTGTGGACTCCGAGGCGCACAACGAAACGGCCCTGGCTTTTTTTAAGAAAATGGGATTCGGCAACCCCAGGGAACACATCTATTTGAGTCTGAACCTTTCGGAAAGGCTGAAAAAGGCTCGATCCGATCTCAGACCATCCAAGAAGCGCCAATCCGCCGCACCCGCTTCGTCGCCGCCGTCCCCATGA